In Fusarium falciforme chromosome 9, complete sequence, the following are encoded in one genomic region:
- a CDS encoding SGNH-hydro domain-containing protein yields MACKKPWSAFALAMVLMANFLPLAAALPNLRIMPLGDSITKGSGSSGIVGYRGPLRRKLLSQGKDDGITVDMVGSLTDGNMPDNNHEGHSGRYLDEINTYWKLSIKSRPNLVLIHAGTNNMDKNRDLDIALDIYRNMIDGIFTEAPEVTILVAPVIWANKPAMQVNTDNFNPQLEALIKLRQQQGKRILPVPIDIGPGDLWDEKHPNDKGYEKMANAWLKAILEADSRGYLKKPVAMTDDDAPNTGIGNSADGGSEIGGSHDKIWQKKGTVFEGFRTWETVGTIAAAAENGSRDKLILADLNGDGISDYVLADNDGTVRAWINGGKPNSWTSLGKVNPAWSSIKGDMIRMADVDNDGKADLIVLYSDGAAKVWKNTDNGKKFEALDSKWATGLASSEKVHFEDIDGDGYADYVIVYSGGGVRWARNTHNNGKDSSKKNWENDEAIAPGPAGMPANRARIRDVDGDGKADYLVVYDGGAVKAWRNTIGDGGTDNNWADLGTIAPGVSGVTGNMIRFADMDGDGLPDFLAVADDGSIRMWKNLGIAGTKGASLRFADLTGDGKDDIISVDAKGRARAWTNKGVDKWESMGEIAPGLDEDLSSARIEFADVNGDKKADYLVIYGGGAVKAYLNNGNLPNPGSNRIWQNPITLSPGVGEPGSKVRFADMNGDGYDDFLILYEGGAVKCWLNNKNVPPKDGERIWGEGQTVATGVGEPGSKIRFADLTGDGKADYIVQYDGGAAKAYRNLGKIGTNKGGRKWSLIGTVATGVSPQGPVYYADLNGDKKADYLVGFDGGAVNAYINQYDWIPDKDEDTGGGDDGGDDGGNDDDEKWSCKDHKSTYGKGPDPYGVYKSYSGALKGLQYFTVVNLTPYTFKYDADGSHSNQMKKWDFGDVEPGRARQNAAFYDDGGGFGFRVDAKGEAYYTIGDTGKKFAVRVTNNFDDEEHPYRVIWDLNGMGAGQREVKCPDQEAAVTLVITGSPDYEHGFITSIRFGRGDWMHMIHDTIKDRKLREVIMPGSHDAGMSYLSGKFHGDGIKGNTQTQGININHQLWAGSRWYDLRVVSIHKGSMADNDYSFWISHMSEFGGIYHGNTGESLDEVIDEINDFTSENPGEVIVLQFRYLHGMHDAANSPRRPWTKDIRGEFFKKLRTINNRCANVHLKEGVKGKEHAIQDLKISQLQRGATFTGAEDTDQKANGCVLIFLDGDSMLTDTKELTESDTYSRSDGIYHKNDMHMEDAWPNESEVEFSAEEAVEMWLNQADVSKLHIGQWVVTGGIRAIDWNAEVMNSVFPWRAINTIDPKSDMYPSVFLMDYIGVFVSGETDWNLLSAEAYAMAIGLNLYTMSENCGVNPDKRPPLLPKESKSQRLASDKQRPQWNGIIYANGTVNDNPPADLHLGCIETLKKGTVFGNGTILEKDMPNPNCNTKGPPKIDTLPSFGISESTLSTSVTTLSTPVPTLSSSVPTLSASASTLRTAVRITSTTSSVFATPTGRA; encoded by the exons ATGGCGTGCAAGAAGCCATGGAGTGCCTTCGCCCTGGCGATGGTGCTCATGGCCAACTTTTTACCACTGGCAGCAGCTCTCCCGAATCTCCGTATCATGCCCCTCGGAGATTCCATCACCAAGGGTAGTGGCTCCAGTGGTATCGTTGGCTACCGAGGCCCTCTTCGCCGCAAGCTCCTGAGCCAAGGCAAGGACGACGGGATTACCGTCGACATGGTTGGAAGTCTCACAGATGGCAACATGCCTGACAACAACCATGAGGGCCATAGTGGAAGGTACCTGGACGAGATTAACACGTACTGGAAACTATCCATCAAATCCCGCCCCAACTTAGTTCTCATCCATGCCGGTACAAACAACATGGATAAGAACCGTGACCTTGACATTGCCCTCGATATCTACCGGAATATGATCGACGGCATCTTTACTGAAGCCCCCGAGGTCACTATCCTTGTTGCTCCTGTCATCTGGGCCAACAAGCCGGCTATGCAAGTCAACACCGACAACTTCAACCCGCAGCTCGAGGCCCTGATCAAGTTGAGGCAGCAGCAAGGAAAGCGTATCCTTCCTGTGCCCATTGACATCGGCCCTGGTGACCTTTGGGATGAGAAGCACCCCAACGACAAGGGCTacgagaagatggccaatGCTTGGCTCAAGGCTATCCTGGAAGCCGACTCTCGCGGCTACCTGAAAAAGCCCGTCGCCAtgaccgacgacgacgccccGAACACGGGCATCGGAAACTCGGCCGACGGTGGCTCCGAGATTGGCGGCTCTCACGACAAGATCTGGCAGAAGAAGGGCACCGTCTTTGAGGGTTTCCGCACCTGGGAAACTGTCGGCACCATCGCGGCTGCGGCCGAGAACGGCAGCCGTGACAAGTTGATCCTGGCTGACCTCAACGGCGACGGCATCTCTGACTACGTCCTTGCCGATAACGACGGCACGGTTCGGGCCTGGATCAACGGAGGCAAGCCCAACTCCTGGACGAGCCTCGGCAAGGTCAACCCGGCCTGGAGCTCTATCAAGGGTGACATGATACGGATGGCCGATGTCGACAATGACGGCAAGGCAGACCTGATTGTTCTGTACTCGGACGGTGCAGCAAAGGTCTGGAAGAACACAGACAATGGTAAGAAGTTTGAAGCCCTTGACTCCAAGTGGGCCACAGGTCTGGCGTCTTCAGAAAAGGTTCATTTTGAGGATATCGATGGTGACGGATATGCCGACTACGTTATCGTTTACAGCGGTGGCGGTGTCAGATGGGCACGCAACACGCACAACAACGGCAAGGATAGCAGCAAGAAGAACTGGGAGAATGACGAGGCTATCGCCCCTGGTCCTGCTGGAATGCCAGCCAATAGGGCAAGAATTCGCGATGtcgacggcgatggcaaGGCTG ACTACCTGGTTGTCTATGATGGCGGTGCCGTCAAGGCCTGGCGCAACACCATTGGAGACGGCGGCACCGATAACAACTGGGCCGACCTGGGTACCATCGCTCCCGGCGTGTCAGGCGTCACTGGAAACATGATCCGGTTTGCGGACATGGACGGTGACGGTTTGCCCGACTTTCTCGCGGTTGCTGATGACGGAAGCATCCGCATGTGGAAGAACCTGGGCATCGCTGGCACCAAGGGCGCCAGCCTCCGGTTTGCCGATCTGACTGGCGATGGAAAGGATGACATCATCTCTGTCGAtgccaagggccgggctCGTGCCTGGACCAACAAGGGCGTTGACAAGTGGGAGTCGATGGGCGAGATCGCGCCTGGCCTCGATGAGGATCTCTCTTCGGCACGTATCGAGTTTGCCGATGTGAATGGCGACAAGAAGGCCGACTATCTTGTCATCTACGGTGGAGGTGCAGTCAAGGCCTATCTGAACAACGGCAACCTTCCCAACCCCGGAAGCAACCGCATCTGGCAGAACCCCATCACCCTCTCGCCCGGCGTTGGAGAGCCTGGCAGCAAGGTACGCTTTGCAGACATGAACGGAGATGGCTACGACgacttcctcatcctctacGAAGGCGGAGCCGTCAAGTGCTGGCTCAACAACAAGAACGTGCCGCCAAAGGATGGTGAGCGCATCTGGGGTGAAGGCCAGACTGTGGCAACAGGCGTCGGCGAGCCAGGCAGCAAGATCAGATTCGCCGATCTCACAGGCGACGGCAAGGCCGACTACATCGTCCAGTACGATGGAGGTGCCGCCAAGGCCTACCGCAACCTGGGCAAGATCGGCACCAACAAAGGCGGCCGGAAATGGAGTCTCATTGGTACGGTTGCCACAGGCGTCAGCCCCCAGGGACCTGTTTACTACGCGGACCTGAACGGAGATAAGAAGGCCGACTACCTCGTTGGCTTCGATGGCGGTGCTGTCAACGCATATATCAACCAATACGACTGGATCCCAGACAAGGATGAAGACACTGGAGGTGGcgacgatggtggtgatgatggcggcaacgacgacgatgagaaaTGGTCATGCAAAGACCACAAGTCCACGTATGGAAAGGGCCCAGACCCCTACGGCGTTTACAAGTCCTACTCTGGCGCGCTCAAGGGCCTTCAGTACTTCACCGTCGTCAACCTCACCCCATACACCTTCAAATACGACGCAGATGGCTCCCACTCAAACCAGATGAAGAAGTGGGACTTTGGTGACGTTGAACCCGGAAGAGCTCGACAGAATGCTGCCTTCTACGACGATGGTGGCGGTTTCGGCTTCAGGGTCGACGCCAAGGGAGAGGCCTACTACACCATCGGCGACACTGGTAAGAAGTTCGCTGTCCGTGTGACAAACAactttgatgacgaggaacaTCCCTACCGTGTGATTTGGGATCTGAATGGCATGGGCGCAGGCCAGCGCGAGGTCAAGTGCCCAGACCAAGAGGCCGCCGTCACGCTCGTCATCACAGGCAGCCCTGATTATGAACACGGCTTCATCACATCCATCAGGTTCGGTCGAGGAGACTGGATGCACATGATCCATGACACCATCAAGGACCGCAAGCTAAGGGAGGTCATCATGCCTGGCTCACACGATGCCGGCATGAGTTACCTATCGGGCAAGTTCCACGGTGATGGTATCAAGGGCAACACACAGACTCAGGggatcaacatcaaccaccAGCTTTGGGCCGGATCGCGGTGGTATGATCTGCGAGTAGTCTCGATCCATAAGGGCTCCATGGCCGATAACGACTATTCATTCTGGATCTCTCACATGTCAGAGTTCGGGGGCATCTATCACGGCAACACGGGCGAGAGCCTGGACGAGGTGATTGATGAGATCAACGATTTCACCTCGGAAAATCCTGGCGAGGTCATCGTCTTGCAGTTCCGCTATCTGCACGGCATGCACGACGCGGCGAACAGCCCGCGCCGCCCCTGGACCAAGGACATCAGAGGGGAATTCTTTAAAAAGCTCAGGACCATCAATAACCGTTGCGCCAACGTCCACCTGAAGGAGggcgtcaagggcaaggagcacGCGATTCAAGATCTGAAGATAAGCCAACTGCAACGCGGCGCAACGTTTACAGGTGCGGAGGATACGGATCAGAAGGCCAATGGCTgtgtcctcatcttcctggACGGTGATTCGATGCTCACTGACACCAAGGAGCTCACGGAGAGCGACACCTACTCACGCAGCGACGGCATTTACCACAAGAATGATATGCATATGGAAGATGCTTGGCCCAATGAGTCCGAAGTCGAATTCTCAGCTGAGGAGGCCGTCGAGATGTGGCTGAACCAGGCAGATGTGAGCAAGCTTCACATCGGCCAGTGGGTTGTCACAGGTGGCATCAGGGCCATCGACTGGAACGCGGAAGTCATGAACAGCGTCTTCCCCTGGAGGGCCATCAACACAATCGACCCCAAGTCGGACATGTATCCCTCTGTCTTTTTGATGGATTACATCGGCGTGTTTGTCTCGGGTGAGACAGACTGGAATCTCTTGAGCGCCGAGGCCTACGCCATGGCCATCGGCCTGAACCTGTACACCATGAGCGAGAACTGCGGTGTCAACCCCGACAAGAGACCGCCGCTGCTTCCAAAGGAGAGCAAGAGCCAGAGGCTCGCCAGTGACAAGCAGCGTCCACAGTGGAATGGAATCATCTACGCGAACGGTACCGTCAACGACAATCCACCGGCCGACCTGCATCTGGGCTGCATCGAGACCTTGAAGAAGGGAACTGTATTCGGCAACGGAACGATTCTGGAGAAGGACATGCCGAACCCCAACTGCAACACCAAGGGGCCTCCCAAGATTGATACTCTGCCCTCGTTTGGCATTTCCGAGTCCACACTGAGCACTTCTGTGACTACGCTGAGCACTCCTGTGCCTACACTGAGCTCATCTGTGCCTACACTGAGCGCTTCTGCGTCTACGCTGAGGACAGCCGTGCGGATAACGAGCACCACGAGCAGCGTGTTCGCCACACCTACCGGCCGTGCTTAG